The Pseudanabaena galeata CCNP1313 genome includes a region encoding these proteins:
- a CDS encoding response regulator gives MPTNKGKSVTILVAEDDEDDRLLMQDALEENRLANDLHFVGDGVELLDYLNRRGEYSDPATSPRPSLILLDLNMPRKDGREALKEIKADPDLRQIPIVVLTTSKAEEDILRTYDLGVSSFIAKPVVFDSMVQIMKMVGSYWFEIVELPDRASK, from the coding sequence ATGCCGACTAATAAAGGAAAAAGCGTTACCATCTTAGTCGCAGAAGACGATGAAGACGATCGCCTACTCATGCAAGATGCCCTAGAAGAAAATCGCCTAGCCAATGATTTACATTTTGTGGGTGATGGCGTGGAGTTGCTGGATTACCTAAATCGTCGCGGCGAATATAGCGATCCCGCGACTTCGCCTCGTCCTAGCTTGATCCTGTTAGATCTGAATATGCCGCGCAAGGATGGTCGAGAAGCCCTCAAAGAGATCAAAGCCGATCCCGATCTTCGCCAAATTCCCATCGTTGTCCTCACAACATCTAAGGCTGAAGAAGATATCCTCCGCACCTACGATCTGGGTGTGAGTTCCTTTATTGCCAAGCCAGTTGTATTTGATTCGATGGTACAAATCATGAAGATGGTGGGATCTTATTGGTTTGAAATTGTAGAATTACCAGATCGCGCTTCTAAATAA